GTTCCTCCAGGATCCACCCAATCGTCTTCCGTGGGTTCAGTGAGCGGAACGGATCCTGGAACACCATCTGCGGACGGTTGGTAAAATGTCGGATCTCTCCGTCATATTCTTTCAAAAGTCCAAGAACCGCCTTGCACAAGGTGGATTTTCCACTTCCGCTGGCTCCCACCAGACCCACAATATCTCCTTCATAAATAGAAAAAGTCACATCCTTAAGAATCTGCTTTCTCTGTCTGTTTTCTCTGTAATAAGCATTCACATGCTCTAATTCTAACACTTTTTCACTCATTTGTGCACCCTGCCTTTTTACAGTTTCTTCATCAGCAGATCATAATATGCGTTCTGTTTCGTCCGGGTCGGAATCGCCGCGATCAACTCTTTCGTATACGCCTCTTTCGGTTCCGAAAAAATCATTTCCGCCTTTCCCCGTTCGATAATTTCTCCATTTTTCATTACCAACACATTCTCACAGAGACTCTTCACCACCCGGAGATTATGGGAAATAAACAGAATTCCCACCTGATGTCTCTGGTTCATTTTTTTCAGAAGCTTCAGGATACTCTCCTGTGTTCCCACATCCAACGCCGTCGTAGGCTCATCCGCAATCAGAAGATCCGGTTTGCAGATCAGCGCCGATGCGATCATCACCCTCTGTCTCATTCCTCCCGACAATTCATGTGGGTACTGCCGGTATATTTTTTCCGGATCCGGAAGTTCTACCTCTTCCAGAGCCTGTAACACCTTCTGTCTTCGTTCTTCCTTCGAACAGTCTGAGTGAAGCTTCAACCCTTCTCCTACTTGTCGTCCGATCTTCATGGTGGGATTCAGTGCAGTCATCGGTTCCTGAAAAATCATGCCGATCTTTTTCCCCTGGATCTGCTGCCACTGTCTCGTATTCAATTCCAGAAGACTGGTTTTCTTTAACAGGATTTCTCCCGATTCCACGATCGCATTTTTCTTCAAAAGTCCCGCAATCGTCAGGGCTGTCAGCGTCTTTCCCGATCCGGATTCTCCCACGATTCCCAGAATTTCTCCTGCTTTCATGGAAAAATTGACATGACGCACTGCATCTTCTCTTTTTCCTCTGTCTGTAAAATAGATGCTCAGATCCTTCACTTCCAGCATTATCTTCCACCTCCGAACCGATCCAGGATTCCTTCTCCCAGAAGTCCTACGCCTAATACCATCAGCACTAGGAACAATCCCGGGAAAATCGCGCACCACACTCCTGTTGCAAGAAAGGTCTGCGCCTCGGACAGCATCCGTCCCAGACTGGCATCCGGCGGCTGTACCCCGATCCCCAGATAACTCATTCCTGCCTCCGCCAGAACCGCATTGTTAAATCCAATCGTGAGCGAAGAAAGAAGCACCGGAAGGATATTCGGCAGGATATGCACAAACAGAATCCGGTAAGACGGAACCCCGGTCAGGATCGCACTCTTCACATAATCCTCTTCCTTACATTTCATGAATTCTCCCCGGACAATCCTTGCAAAACTCGGAATAAATCCAATTCCCAGAGCGATCATCACTTTATATTTTCCTGTACCAAAAATACTTATGAGAACCAACGCCAACAGTACACTTGGAAATGCTGCCAGTGCGTCGTTGACTCTCATAAGTATTTCGTCTAGCCAGCCACCAAAATATCCGGTCACTGCTCCTAAAATCACACCGATGATTCCCCCGATCAGAATGGTTCCCAGGGCAATGATCAATGTATTGCCTGCCCCGCTTAACACGCGGCTGAAAATATCCCTTCCAAACTGGTCGGTTCCAAAGAGATGTAACAGGGATGGTCCCTGCAATTTGATGGATCCCTGCATTGCATCCGGTTCATAAGGTGTCCAGAAAAATCCCAGCACAATCAGAGCTGTCATCACTGCTGTCAGCCCCACACCCATCTGAAAA
This window of the Mediterraneibacter butyricigenes genome carries:
- a CDS encoding ABC transporter ATP-binding protein, with product MLEVKDLSIYFTDRGKREDAVRHVNFSMKAGEILGIVGESGSGKTLTALTIAGLLKKNAIVESGEILLKKTSLLELNTRQWQQIQGKKIGMIFQEPMTALNPTMKIGRQVGEGLKLHSDCSKEERRQKVLQALEEVELPDPEKIYRQYPHELSGGMRQRVMIASALICKPDLLIADEPTTALDVGTQESILKLLKKMNQRHQVGILFISHNLRVVKSLCENVLVMKNGEIIERGKAEMIFSEPKEAYTKELIAAIPTRTKQNAYYDLLMKKL
- a CDS encoding ABC transporter permease; amino-acid sequence: MKRKIKSVYFQMGVGLTAVMTALIVLGFFWTPYEPDAMQGSIKLQGPSLLHLFGTDQFGRDIFSRVLSGAGNTLIIALGTILIGGIIGVILGAVTGYFGGWLDEILMRVNDALAAFPSVLLALVLISIFGTGKYKVMIALGIGFIPSFARIVRGEFMKCKEEDYVKSAILTGVPSYRILFVHILPNILPVLLSSLTIGFNNAVLAEAGMSYLGIGVQPPDASLGRMLSEAQTFLATGVWCAIFPGLFLVLMVLGVGLLGEGILDRFGGGR